One region of Ahniella affigens genomic DNA includes:
- the uraD gene encoding 2-oxo-4-hydroxy-4-carboxy-5-ureidoimidazoline decarboxylase, with translation MPEAAFADALADIFEHSPWVAAGTHPRAPFADVNALHRAMCAVMRAADSAEQLKLIQAHPELAGKAAIRGELTAHSRQEQQGAGLNACSPEEFELIQSLNAAYAARFGFPFIIAVKDHTRATIIAAMKRRLDHDRDREFDEALTQIERIAWYRLYAKLSA, from the coding sequence TTGCCAGAGGCGGCATTTGCCGACGCGCTCGCCGACATTTTCGAGCACTCCCCCTGGGTGGCCGCAGGCACGCACCCACGGGCACCGTTTGCCGATGTCAACGCGCTACATCGCGCCATGTGCGCGGTCATGCGCGCCGCCGATTCAGCGGAGCAGCTCAAGCTGATCCAAGCGCATCCGGAACTTGCCGGCAAAGCAGCCATCCGCGGTGAGCTCACGGCCCACTCCCGGCAGGAGCAACAAGGCGCCGGACTCAACGCATGCAGCCCGGAAGAATTCGAGTTGATTCAATCCTTGAACGCGGCGTACGCGGCGCGCTTTGGGTTCCCATTCATCATTGCGGTGAAAGACCATACCCGCGCAACGATTATTGCCGCGATGAAGCGACGCCTCGATCACGATCGCGACCGCGAGTTCGACGAAGCACTGACCCAGATTGAGCGCATCGCCTGGTATCGCCTGTACGCGAAACTGAGTGCGTAG
- the crcB gene encoding fluoride efflux transporter CrcB, translated as MLSHWLLVALGGATGASLRYAVSLLLPMQASAGRFPWATFTVNVLGCAAAGFVYAWLQRAPEQREVWRLLLMVGVMGGFTTFSAFGLETWHLIRQGAIGLALLNVVASCTLGVLALALAHRLATNSH; from the coding sequence ATGCTGAGCCACTGGCTGCTCGTCGCACTCGGTGGTGCAACGGGCGCGAGCTTGCGGTATGCGGTCAGCCTGCTCCTGCCGATGCAGGCGTCGGCGGGGCGGTTTCCCTGGGCGACCTTTACCGTCAACGTGCTTGGTTGCGCGGCTGCGGGGTTCGTCTATGCCTGGCTGCAGCGTGCGCCGGAACAGCGCGAAGTCTGGCGCCTGTTGCTGATGGTCGGCGTAATGGGCGGCTTTACTACGTTCTCGGCGTTCGGTCTGGAAACCTGGCATTTGATTCGGCAAGGGGCAATCGGCCTCGCACTGCTCAACGTCGTGGCGTCGTGCACGTTAGGTGTGTTGGCGCTCGCGCTCGCGCATCGGCTTGCGACGAATAGCCACTGA
- a CDS encoding DUF3108 domain-containing protein, producing MTLSAMSRNVVSLLLAAGLVAPAAAALKPFQAEFDMYRDGKKLGVAVLTLKQTSGSQWQFDSVNEGTEGLAGMANVSIQESSQFVESDSGLAAQHYRFNQSMLFKKKQRTVDVQGTRVHLDDGDKQYDFDLPAGGVLDRNIIVLALMQDVPTATGDRDYPVADKREVGSQKYRFGAVESVETPAGKFDARRVDRIREQPGRTTTTWFAESIGWMPVRILQVEPDGENLELRLRKTGS from the coding sequence ATGACGTTAAGCGCGATGTCTCGCAATGTGGTTTCGCTGCTTTTGGCAGCCGGCTTGGTTGCGCCCGCCGCAGCTGCGCTGAAGCCGTTCCAGGCTGAATTCGATATGTATCGCGATGGCAAGAAACTGGGCGTCGCCGTGCTGACCTTGAAGCAGACCAGCGGTAGTCAGTGGCAATTCGACAGCGTCAATGAAGGCACCGAAGGTTTGGCGGGTATGGCCAATGTGTCCATTCAGGAGTCGTCGCAGTTTGTCGAATCTGATTCCGGACTGGCGGCGCAGCACTATCGCTTCAATCAGTCCATGTTGTTCAAGAAGAAGCAACGCACCGTCGATGTGCAAGGTACGCGAGTGCACTTGGATGATGGCGACAAGCAATACGATTTTGATCTGCCAGCTGGCGGCGTGCTCGACCGCAACATCATCGTACTAGCGCTGATGCAGGATGTGCCGACGGCCACGGGAGACCGGGACTATCCGGTTGCCGACAAACGCGAAGTCGGGTCGCAGAAGTATCGCTTTGGTGCAGTGGAGTCGGTCGAAACGCCCGCCGGCAAGTTTGATGCCCGCCGGGTTGACCGCATTCGCGAGCAACCCGGGCGGACCACCACAACTTGGTTTGCCGAATCAATTGGCTGGATGCCCGTGCGCATTCTGCAAGTCGAACCTGATGGCGAAAATCTCGAGCTTCGCCTCAGAAAGACGGGCTCCTGA
- a CDS encoding GNAT family N-acetyltransferase, protein MPTITLQTPGPDAASELAAFMRRCYVAAYGHVASAADTEAHLIDHYNDALIAEALADPTHCLIRSFDGVTPTGYAWLVQAAAPAPLHATHAVELRRFYLAPESIGGGSADVLMQGVLDQGRRWFARGVFLTTWKESERAVRFYGRHGFRALDHVSFRIGSKAFEDWLLWRGL, encoded by the coding sequence TTGCCCACGATCACGCTTCAGACCCCCGGACCGGATGCCGCCAGCGAACTCGCCGCGTTCATGCGGCGCTGCTATGTGGCGGCCTATGGCCACGTTGCCAGTGCCGCCGACACCGAGGCGCACCTGATCGATCACTACAACGATGCCTTGATCGCCGAGGCGCTCGCTGACCCCACCCATTGCCTCATCCGGAGCTTCGACGGGGTTACGCCGACGGGTTATGCCTGGCTCGTGCAGGCGGCCGCACCGGCACCGCTGCACGCGACGCATGCGGTTGAGTTGCGTCGTTTTTATCTTGCGCCAGAATCGATTGGCGGTGGCTCGGCCGATGTGCTGATGCAGGGCGTGCTCGACCAAGGTCGGCGCTGGTTTGCCCGAGGTGTGTTTTTGACCACGTGGAAGGAATCCGAACGCGCCGTCAGGTTCTACGGACGTCATGGTTTTCGTGCGCTGGATCACGTCAGCTTTCGAATCGGCAGCAAAGCGTTTGAAGATTGGCTGCTGTGGCGTGGGTTGTGA
- a CDS encoding DUF4166 domain-containing protein — translation MSADIPTLATPRLFQSLLGAGFAQLPAANQAMHQIAGRSEAHGHARIERGRNLLARLVGAMARMPTAADRAPLCVRFDTVNPYTEQWTRRFGTQAFSSRLAMEHGALVERLFPLTLRFRLQVADGVLHWQLLDARVLGLIPMPRWFAPSVEAREWSDAGRYHFLAGVSLPGVGLIVRYQGSLDAPKPCPF, via the coding sequence ATGTCCGCCGACATCCCCACTCTGGCAACGCCCCGATTGTTCCAAAGCCTGCTTGGTGCAGGCTTTGCGCAGCTGCCAGCAGCCAATCAGGCCATGCATCAAATTGCCGGCCGGAGCGAGGCACACGGTCACGCGCGGATCGAGCGTGGGCGAAACCTCCTGGCCCGGCTCGTCGGTGCGATGGCCCGCATGCCCACCGCCGCCGACCGCGCGCCGCTATGCGTGCGCTTTGACACCGTCAATCCCTACACCGAACAATGGACGCGGCGCTTTGGCACGCAGGCGTTCAGCTCGCGCCTCGCCATGGAACACGGCGCGCTCGTTGAGCGCTTGTTTCCCCTGACACTGCGCTTCCGGTTGCAGGTGGCTGACGGTGTTCTGCATTGGCAATTGCTCGACGCCAGGGTCCTCGGCCTGATTCCGATGCCCCGTTGGTTTGCCCCGAGCGTGGAAGCGAGAGAGTGGTCGGACGCGGGCCGGTATCACTTTCTGGCCGGGGTCAGCTTGCCGGGCGTCGGCTTGATTGTCCGCTATCAAGGCAGCCTGGACGCACCCAAGCCCTGCCCTTTTTGA
- a CDS encoding RNA polymerase sigma factor, whose protein sequence is MPVHQPKLEHELRTLIPRHASRWRQACWRITGDQSLAEDAVQDALLNAWRAQAQFRGEAELSTWIQRIAIRTAIDLMRKRGPMADLGPDDDAFGETAHRPERAWQQRAFSAELGRSMSRLTDIERVAFVLKHQEQWRLEEIAEHLGRTLDSIKQALLRALKKLRSDLQHWQETDHD, encoded by the coding sequence ATGCCCGTTCATCAACCCAAGCTGGAGCACGAGCTCCGAACCCTGATCCCACGCCACGCGAGTCGTTGGCGGCAGGCCTGTTGGCGCATCACCGGCGACCAGTCCCTGGCCGAGGATGCCGTCCAGGACGCCCTGCTCAACGCGTGGCGCGCGCAAGCGCAGTTTCGCGGTGAAGCCGAGCTCAGTACCTGGATCCAACGCATCGCAATCCGCACCGCGATCGACTTGATGCGCAAGCGCGGCCCCATGGCCGACCTGGGGCCCGACGACGACGCATTCGGCGAAACGGCGCACCGGCCTGAACGCGCCTGGCAGCAGCGGGCGTTCAGCGCCGAACTGGGTCGGTCGATGTCTCGGTTGACTGATATCGAACGCGTAGCGTTTGTGCTGAAGCACCAGGAGCAATGGCGGCTCGAAGAGATCGCCGAACACCTGGGCCGAACGCTCGACAGCATCAAACAAGCGTTGCTGCGCGCGCTGAAAAAACTGCGCAGCGACTTGCAGCACTGGCAGGAGACCGATCATGACTGA
- a CDS encoding HEAT repeat domain-containing protein, with protein sequence MNGRKYSRWPLALAFCLAVISTSASAFTGIDAAAGAASGAGAGGGQRKEANLSESDQLAIAALRSLMSLPPEQALPRIRKVLEGQRSDDVKARAVFVLSQIESPEASQLLADLAAKGQGRTQIEAIRSLGIRGDAAAMQAVHALVNDTRPEVRSATREAMIIANDRAGLLQIAKSATDEDDVRSAIEALGAIGGTKELRELADSGVASAPLMTALAISGDKESLLRLIKSETNADTRVEGLRALGLLSEKLSSTEWQDLYASMPDAKQKRAVLNGLVIASDDQTLLALYRKEQDSKMKREILRTLSIVGGDAALDAIDAAIEGQQP encoded by the coding sequence ATGAACGGACGCAAGTATTCCCGCTGGCCACTGGCGCTGGCCTTTTGCCTCGCAGTCATTAGCACTTCAGCATCGGCATTCACAGGCATCGATGCCGCCGCAGGCGCTGCATCCGGCGCAGGTGCCGGCGGGGGCCAACGGAAAGAAGCCAACCTGAGCGAATCTGATCAATTGGCCATTGCCGCGCTGCGCTCGCTGATGTCGCTGCCACCTGAGCAAGCGCTGCCGCGCATTCGCAAAGTGCTTGAAGGCCAGCGCAGTGACGACGTCAAGGCGCGCGCCGTGTTTGTGCTGAGTCAGATTGAATCGCCCGAAGCCAGCCAATTGCTGGCAGACCTTGCAGCCAAGGGACAGGGCCGAACGCAGATCGAGGCGATTCGTTCGCTCGGCATTCGCGGTGACGCCGCGGCGATGCAAGCGGTCCATGCGCTGGTCAATGACACGCGCCCGGAAGTGCGCAGTGCAACGCGCGAAGCCATGATTATCGCGAATGACCGCGCCGGGCTGTTGCAAATTGCCAAGTCAGCAACCGATGAAGACGATGTCCGTTCGGCGATCGAAGCACTGGGCGCGATCGGTGGCACCAAGGAACTGCGCGAGCTCGCCGATTCCGGGGTGGCATCAGCCCCACTGATGACCGCCCTGGCCATCAGCGGTGATAAAGAAAGCCTGCTCCGCCTGATCAAATCGGAAACCAATGCGGACACCAGAGTCGAGGGCTTGCGCGCGCTTGGCTTGCTATCCGAGAAATTGAGCTCGACCGAATGGCAGGACCTTTACGCATCGATGCCCGACGCCAAGCAAAAGCGCGCGGTCTTGAACGGACTGGTGATCGCGAGTGACGACCAGACCTTGCTCGCGCTATATCGAAAGGAGCAAGACAGCAAGATGAAGCGTGAGATTCTGCGGACCTTGTCCATCGTCGGCGGTGATGCGGCCCTGGATGCCATTGACGCCGCCATCGAGGGTCAGCAGCCATGA
- a CDS encoding HEAT repeat domain-containing protein, translated as MNKRSLHILFTAGMAIAAASTFGAAPPTNGWAQWQTQRATGAPSYCCMEWNHGRQDADAAYCDLNQAQHSINSIKSDPDQTMQVFAHFESGKLTEVRTLSTSCEVRHRDQAVDLGTLSTADSVGLLTQTPSAAMDKRHDHSMLMLSVALHPGALAQNWLETQFRSDDRERRQDALFWLGQVRAEASRPILKQALTQDADERMRRHACFVVAESGLPERFDWLRDAAEHDSERSVRHDAWFWFAQAKPANAQAVLTTALQQAKDARTRDHLVFVLSQLPAPQGTDALIALLTDPNVGKETRKQALFWLGQSEDPRALAALDRFL; from the coding sequence ATGAACAAGCGCTCCTTGCACATCCTGTTTACGGCTGGAATGGCGATTGCCGCCGCGTCAACGTTCGGTGCAGCCCCGCCAACGAATGGCTGGGCGCAGTGGCAGACCCAGCGCGCCACCGGCGCACCGAGTTACTGCTGCATGGAATGGAATCATGGCCGGCAGGATGCCGACGCCGCCTACTGTGATTTGAACCAAGCGCAACATAGCATCAACAGCATCAAGTCTGACCCGGATCAGACCATGCAAGTCTTTGCCCACTTCGAGTCGGGCAAGCTCACCGAGGTTCGAACGCTCAGCACCTCCTGCGAGGTCCGACATCGCGACCAGGCCGTTGATCTTGGCACACTGTCGACCGCCGACAGCGTGGGCCTGTTGACCCAAACGCCGTCTGCGGCGATGGATAAGCGCCACGATCACAGCATGTTGATGCTGAGCGTGGCGTTGCACCCGGGAGCGTTGGCGCAGAACTGGTTGGAGACGCAATTCCGAAGCGATGATCGTGAACGCCGACAAGACGCGCTGTTCTGGTTGGGTCAGGTTCGCGCCGAGGCGTCACGCCCGATTCTGAAGCAAGCGCTGACCCAAGACGCCGACGAGCGGATGCGCCGCCACGCCTGTTTCGTAGTCGCCGAAAGTGGCTTGCCGGAACGGTTCGATTGGCTTCGTGACGCGGCCGAACACGATTCCGAACGGAGCGTCCGCCACGACGCGTGGTTCTGGTTCGCGCAAGCCAAGCCAGCCAATGCGCAAGCGGTGCTGACGACGGCGTTGCAGCAGGCCAAAGACGCAAGGACCCGCGACCACTTGGTGTTTGTGCTGTCGCAACTGCCAGCGCCACAAGGCACCGACGCGCTGATTGCATTGCTGACCGATCCGAACGTTGGCAAGGAGACTCGCAAGCAGGCCCTGTTCTGGCTTGGCCAATCTGAAGATCCGCGCGCACTGGCCGCACTCGACCGGTTTCTCTAA
- a CDS encoding BlaI/MecI/CopY family transcriptional regulator — MSISDAEAKVMEALWAISPQTADELFTRISGEQDWQLSTLKTLLNRLLNKGAIAADKEGRRFLYRPLLQREHYVAEQSQSLLDRLFSGKLAPLVAQFSARGKLSAADVAELKSLIDRMEQP, encoded by the coding sequence ATGAGTATCAGCGACGCCGAAGCCAAAGTCATGGAAGCCCTCTGGGCCATCAGTCCGCAAACGGCGGATGAGCTGTTCACCCGCATCTCGGGCGAGCAGGACTGGCAACTCAGCACGCTCAAGACGTTGCTGAACCGCCTGCTGAACAAAGGCGCGATTGCCGCCGACAAAGAGGGCCGCCGGTTTCTGTATCGGCCGCTGTTGCAACGCGAGCACTACGTCGCGGAGCAGAGTCAGTCGCTGCTGGATCGCTTGTTCTCGGGCAAGCTCGCACCGTTGGTTGCGCAGTTCAGCGCACGCGGCAAGTTGAGTGCTGCAGACGTTGCCGAACTGAAGTCACTGATCGACCGGATGGAGCAGCCATGA
- a CDS encoding TonB family protein gives MNTDSQLGLLIAISVWTTVSAALLYLTTHWRQRHFGAQLAYRSWLLLPITALAAGLGHLQPQWTNSPLSLLPVVGNASLQRGAAWVQTQAPNTWSLLFALWLIGAAICLSWLVLQQWRFQSQLRNLLAIGQNRFLAKRNDVGPALIGLFRPKIVLPNDFATRYSSLQQAMIVRHETLHLARGDIWVNALIAVWLVLNWFNPIAYLAASRLRRDQELACDAAVLREFPGSAKTYAEAMLSTQLTVLGLPVGCHWQSSHPIKERLIMLTKPTHSRRQGLFGLLLFGLTAIGLSSIALAGQESATEDEFDVAPSYAQLTPPKYPKSAKDERVSGRVTLKLLIGTDGKVAQAEVVDSPDSRLSEAAEAAVKDWVLVPASKQGEPVPAWVMVPIDFSLDETVPSDASAPTQGNQLDALYVKAG, from the coding sequence ATGAACACGGATTCGCAGTTGGGATTGCTAATCGCCATCAGCGTCTGGACAACCGTGTCGGCCGCGTTGCTCTACCTGACCACCCACTGGCGGCAGCGACATTTCGGTGCCCAACTGGCCTATCGCAGTTGGCTCCTGCTGCCGATCACCGCGCTGGCAGCGGGGCTCGGGCATCTGCAACCGCAGTGGACCAACAGCCCGTTGAGCTTGTTGCCAGTCGTCGGCAATGCCTCCCTGCAACGCGGTGCGGCCTGGGTGCAGACCCAGGCCCCAAACACTTGGTCTTTACTGTTCGCACTCTGGCTGATCGGTGCGGCAATCTGTCTGTCTTGGCTGGTGTTGCAGCAATGGCGGTTCCAGTCGCAACTGAGAAATCTCCTGGCGATTGGTCAGAATCGATTCCTGGCCAAGCGTAACGATGTGGGTCCGGCGCTGATCGGATTGTTCCGCCCCAAGATCGTGCTGCCGAACGACTTTGCGACCCGCTATTCGTCGCTGCAACAAGCGATGATCGTGCGCCATGAAACGCTGCACCTTGCCCGCGGCGATATCTGGGTCAATGCCTTGATCGCCGTGTGGCTGGTGCTGAATTGGTTCAATCCCATCGCCTATCTCGCGGCTTCTCGGCTGCGCCGCGATCAGGAATTGGCCTGCGACGCCGCCGTGCTCCGCGAATTCCCAGGCTCGGCGAAGACTTACGCCGAAGCCATGCTTTCAACGCAACTGACCGTCCTTGGACTGCCGGTCGGTTGCCATTGGCAGTCCAGCCATCCCATCAAGGAACGACTGATCATGTTGACGAAACCCACCCACTCCCGCCGTCAAGGTTTGTTTGGACTATTGTTGTTTGGACTCACCGCCATTGGCCTCAGCAGCATCGCGCTGGCCGGCCAAGAAAGTGCCACTGAAGACGAATTCGATGTCGCCCCAAGCTACGCCCAACTGACGCCGCCCAAATACCCGAAGTCCGCCAAAGACGAGCGCGTCAGCGGTCGCGTGACCCTGAAGTTGTTGATCGGCACGGACGGCAAAGTGGCGCAGGCTGAAGTGGTGGACTCCCCGGACTCGCGCCTCAGCGAGGCCGCCGAAGCCGCCGTCAAGGACTGGGTGTTGGTTCCAGCAAGCAAGCAAGGCGAGCCCGTGCCAGCCTGGGTCATGGTGCCGATTGATTTCTCGCTGGACGAAACAGTGCCGAGCGACGCATCGGCGCCAACCCAGGGCAACCAGTTGGATGCCCTTTATGTCAAGGCAGGTTGA
- a CDS encoding vanadium-dependent haloperoxidase translates to MNENEHHDTPHVGLEDRPTPGANRRGFLRNSLASSLGFVSAGMVGGLGMVANRAEAMGVIQIPPLVRRTQQALTQRVQRAIANLTATVPAQARNQDEALPGFYASYSKGLPHTALGEVEPAAFQAFLKALQSGKNEDYNLVPMGGTAKQISPQASTAYQMEGQHSANLRLNPPPAFNSEQRGAEMAEVYWMSLLRDVPFSQYGTDAVAAQAIADLRRFTGFAQVNAQTLFRGITAGEKLGPYVSQFLWQTIPYGMTSITQKYQAGTAGREFMTSPAECLSIQRGIAPSQTLTLDGNPHYMRNGRDLAEYVHKDFSYQAFLNAALILLGYGGSAIDDNNPAKGYTNRAGFVTFGGPDVLSSVAQAAVLGLKAAWYQKWQEHRTLRPEVFALRVHNTKTNAKTYPVEPKLLNSPVLNEVFTRHGSYCLPMAFAEGSPTHPSFPAGHAAIAGACTTVLKAFFKESFVVPNAVVASDDGTTLNPLTGSTLTVGGELDKLAANIAIGRNIAGVHYWSDGIDGLLLGEKVALAYLADLRTTYTETFAGFSLTKFDGTTVTI, encoded by the coding sequence ATGAACGAGAATGAGCATCACGACACGCCACATGTTGGCCTAGAAGATCGCCCCACGCCGGGCGCCAATCGCCGCGGATTTCTCCGCAACAGTCTGGCCTCGTCGCTCGGCTTCGTCAGCGCCGGCATGGTTGGTGGACTCGGCATGGTCGCCAACCGCGCCGAAGCCATGGGCGTGATCCAGATTCCGCCGCTCGTGCGCCGGACCCAACAGGCGTTGACGCAGCGCGTGCAGCGCGCGATCGCGAATTTGACCGCGACGGTCCCCGCGCAAGCACGCAATCAGGACGAAGCCCTGCCTGGCTTTTACGCAAGCTATTCGAAAGGCCTGCCGCATACGGCCCTGGGTGAAGTCGAACCAGCGGCGTTTCAAGCCTTCCTGAAAGCGCTGCAAAGCGGCAAGAACGAAGACTACAACCTGGTGCCGATGGGCGGCACGGCCAAGCAGATCAGTCCGCAGGCGTCGACCGCGTACCAGATGGAAGGCCAACATTCCGCCAACCTGCGGTTGAACCCGCCGCCCGCGTTCAACAGCGAACAGCGTGGTGCCGAGATGGCTGAGGTGTATTGGATGTCGCTGCTCCGCGATGTACCGTTCTCGCAATACGGCACGGATGCAGTGGCAGCACAGGCCATTGCCGATCTCCGCCGCTTCACCGGGTTTGCCCAAGTCAACGCGCAGACGCTGTTCAGGGGCATTACCGCTGGCGAGAAGCTGGGTCCTTATGTGTCGCAGTTCCTGTGGCAGACCATCCCGTACGGCATGACCAGTATCACGCAGAAGTATCAGGCGGGTACGGCTGGCCGCGAGTTCATGACCAGTCCCGCTGAATGTTTGAGTATCCAGCGTGGCATCGCGCCGTCGCAAACGCTGACGCTCGATGGCAATCCGCACTACATGCGAAACGGTCGCGACTTGGCCGAATATGTGCACAAGGACTTCAGCTACCAGGCGTTCCTCAATGCTGCGCTGATCCTGTTGGGTTACGGCGGCAGCGCCATCGACGACAACAATCCGGCGAAGGGTTACACCAACCGCGCGGGCTTCGTCACGTTCGGTGGTCCGGACGTTCTGAGTAGTGTGGCCCAGGCTGCCGTCCTTGGTCTGAAAGCGGCTTGGTATCAGAAATGGCAGGAACACCGCACGCTGCGCCCCGAAGTGTTTGCATTGCGCGTCCACAACACCAAGACCAACGCGAAGACCTATCCGGTTGAGCCGAAGCTCCTGAACTCACCGGTATTGAATGAGGTGTTCACGCGTCATGGCAGCTATTGCCTGCCGATGGCGTTTGCCGAAGGCAGCCCGACGCATCCGTCATTCCCGGCCGGCCATGCTGCTATCGCTGGTGCGTGCACCACGGTGCTGAAGGCGTTCTTCAAGGAATCGTTCGTGGTGCCAAACGCGGTCGTCGCGAGTGACGATGGCACGACGTTGAATCCATTGACGGGCAGCACCCTGACCGTGGGTGGCGAACTCGACAAACTCGCGGCCAACATCGCCATTGGCCGCAACATCGCAGGCGTGCACTATTGGTCGGATGGCATCGACGGCTTGCTGCTCGGCGAAAAGGTTGCGCTGGCCTATCTGGCTGACCTCAGGACCACCTACACCGAAACGTTCGCGGGTTTCAGTCTGACCAAGTTCGACGGCACCACGGTCACGATCTGA
- a CDS encoding response regulator, with the protein MIAPSAAADVARILVVDDEPQLRRLLDISLRAQGYHVLTADSGALALAQWAGQGADLVILDLGLPDIDGQDVLRELRTLSDVPVIVLSVRAHEAEKVQALDAGANDYVTKPFSVPELMARVRVLLRARVAVADVRHVYDDGHLHVDFDRRQVLLDGQVLSLGRKEFGLLAILIRHAGRVVTQPQLLREIWGPSHDQDTHYLRILVAKLRQKLNDDAAAPRWIVTDPGVGLRFIGAESHSES; encoded by the coding sequence ATGATTGCGCCGAGCGCCGCCGCCGATGTGGCCCGAATCCTCGTGGTCGACGACGAGCCACAGCTGCGCCGCTTGCTCGACATCAGCCTGCGCGCACAGGGCTATCACGTATTGACGGCCGATTCCGGCGCGCTCGCGTTGGCCCAATGGGCGGGGCAAGGCGCGGATCTTGTCATTCTGGACTTGGGCCTTCCCGACATCGATGGGCAGGACGTGCTGCGTGAGCTTCGAACCCTGAGCGACGTCCCGGTCATCGTGCTGTCGGTGCGCGCGCATGAAGCGGAAAAGGTGCAGGCATTGGACGCTGGCGCGAACGACTATGTGACCAAGCCATTCAGTGTGCCCGAGTTGATGGCCCGGGTGCGCGTGCTATTGCGAGCGCGCGTCGCAGTTGCCGATGTGCGGCATGTCTATGACGACGGTCATCTGCATGTCGACTTCGATCGCCGCCAAGTGTTGTTGGACGGGCAGGTGCTGAGCCTCGGTCGCAAGGAGTTTGGCCTGCTTGCCATTCTGATCCGGCATGCCGGGCGAGTCGTGACGCAGCCGCAGTTGCTGCGCGAGATCTGGGGGCCGAGTCATGATCAGGATACGCACTATCTGCGCATCCTGGTGGCCAAACTGCGCCAGAAATTGAACGACGATGCAGCGGCCCCGCGCTGGATCGTGACCGATCCGGGCGTGGGGCTCCGATTCATCGGGGCGGAATCACACAGTGAATCATGA